One window from the genome of Methanobacterium sp. encodes:
- the hisC gene encoding histidinol-phosphate transaminase, producing MVRVKKIVKELDPYVPGRSIDEIASKYNINPENIIKLGSNENPIGVSRKAVEALKQNLESIHQYPESNLEVLKSKIASYAGVNAPNIIIGGDGADEILDVLGKALIEPGDEFIVPIPSYMYYEFTLKIHGGVPVYAKWDVDENRLDVGSVIDSISDKTKIIFLCTPNNPTGGLIDKNDIRRVLESTDALVVVDEAYFEFSEVDNIDLLDEYDNLLILRTFSKVFGLAGMRIGYAISNHEFIELLHRVKPVFSLTKLSYVAASATLDDKEYINKSIEIGIQSREYLYENMSKFDNIHVYPSKANYLLVDVRKTGMSSGEFAEELLKRGVIVRDCKSFKGLDDYWIRVSVGTLEEDRKFIEILKSMIE from the coding sequence ATGGTAAGAGTGAAAAAAATTGTAAAAGAACTTGATCCCTACGTCCCTGGAAGATCAATTGATGAAATAGCCAGCAAATATAATATTAATCCCGAAAACATCATTAAACTTGGTTCAAATGAGAATCCTATAGGTGTTTCCAGAAAAGCAGTTGAAGCTTTGAAACAAAATCTGGAATCTATCCACCAATATCCAGAATCGAATTTAGAAGTTTTAAAAAGTAAAATTGCATCGTATGCTGGTGTAAATGCTCCTAATATAATTATTGGTGGGGATGGAGCAGACGAAATCCTTGATGTGCTTGGAAAAGCTTTAATCGAGCCAGGAGACGAATTTATAGTGCCAATACCATCATATATGTATTATGAATTTACCCTGAAAATTCATGGTGGAGTTCCTGTATATGCAAAATGGGATGTGGATGAAAACAGGCTTGATGTGGGGTCTGTAATTGATTCAATATCTGATAAAACAAAAATAATCTTTTTATGTACTCCAAATAACCCTACAGGAGGATTAATAGATAAAAATGACATTAGAAGGGTTTTAGAAAGTACAGATGCCCTTGTTGTAGTTGATGAAGCATACTTTGAATTTTCTGAAGTTGATAATATTGATTTACTGGATGAATATGATAATTTATTAATTTTAAGGACATTTTCAAAGGTTTTTGGGCTTGCAGGGATGAGAATAGGTTATGCAATTTCTAATCATGAGTTTATAGAGCTTTTACACAGGGTTAAACCAGTTTTTAGCCTTACAAAACTTTCCTATGTTGCAGCATCCGCTACACTGGATGATAAAGAATATATAAACAAATCCATAGAAATTGGAATTCAAAGCAGAGAATATCTGTATGAAAACATGTCTAAATTTGATAATATCCATGTTTATCCATCTAAAGCTAATTATTTACTTGTTGATGTTAGAAAGACAGGAATGAGTTCTGGAGAATTTGCAGAAGAACTCTTAAAAAGAGGAGTTATTGTTAGGGATTGTAAATCTTTTAAAGGACTGGATGATTACTGGATAAGGGTTAGTGTTGGAACGCTGGAAGAAGATAGAAAATTTATCGAAATACTGAAAAGCATGATTGAATGA
- a CDS encoding anaerobic ribonucleoside-triphosphate reductase activating protein, translated as MIIGDMIISSLEFPGKVSLVIFTGGCILKCPYCHNPEIINGGKSLEMDEIIKKIDSSMGFIDSVVITGGEPLIQHEDVKYILEYSKSKGLKTKLDTNGFFVYELKDVMDLLDYVALDIKAPFDKYKKIIGSAIGDEVKKSMEACIKAEVYLECRTTFVPYLMEIEDIIEIAKNIDADIYTLQQFRDKKVLDERLYGTHNPSRGELREIAEKIKPFLKRIRIKTAEFGDETIK; from the coding sequence ATGATAATAGGAGATATGATTATATCCTCTCTGGAATTCCCTGGAAAAGTATCACTGGTAATTTTTACAGGAGGATGTATTTTAAAATGTCCTTATTGCCATAATCCAGAAATTATTAATGGTGGAAAATCATTAGAAATGGATGAAATTATAAAAAAAATTGATAGTTCAATGGGATTTATTGATAGTGTTGTTATAACTGGCGGCGAGCCCCTTATTCAACACGAAGATGTAAAATACATTCTTGAATATTCTAAATCGAAAGGATTGAAAACAAAACTTGATACAAATGGATTTTTTGTATATGAATTAAAAGATGTAATGGATTTGCTGGACTATGTAGCTCTGGACATTAAAGCACCATTTGATAAATACAAAAAAATTATAGGATCTGCTATTGGAGATGAAGTAAAAAAAAGCATGGAAGCATGCATAAAAGCAGAGGTTTACCTTGAATGTAGGACTACATTTGTACCTTATTTAATGGAAATAGAAGACATCATTGAAATTGCCAAAAATATAGATGCAGATATATATACCTTACAACAATTTCGTGATAAAAAAGTACTGGATGAAAGATTATACGGTACTCACAATCCTTCAAGGGGGGAATTAAGAGAAATTGCTGAAAAAATAAAGCCATTTCTCAAACGTATCAGGATAAAAACCGCTGAATTTGGCGATGAAACCATTAAATAA
- the pdxS gene encoding pyridoxal 5'-phosphate synthase lyase subunit PdxS yields the protein MLHGTEVLKKGFAKMTKGGVIMDVVNAEQAEIAENAGAVSVMALEKVPADIRTAGGVARMADPSKVIEIMDAVSIPVMAKVRIGHFVEAQILESLGVDMIDESEVLTPADEKYHVDKKKFTIPFVCGARNLGEALRRIDEGAAMIRTKGEAGTGNIVEAVRHMRMIMGGIREIQNKTEEELWGVARKIEAPFELVKETANLGKLPVVNFAAGGVATPADAALMMQLGADGVFVGSGIFKSENPEIVAKAIVEATANYEDAEVLAKVSRDLGKAMPGLDMAEIPEEERLQSRGW from the coding sequence ATGTTACATGGAACAGAAGTATTAAAGAAAGGATTTGCCAAAATGACAAAAGGTGGAGTCATTATGGACGTTGTAAATGCTGAACAAGCAGAAATAGCTGAAAATGCTGGTGCTGTTTCAGTAATGGCACTCGAAAAAGTACCTGCAGATATAAGAACTGCTGGAGGCGTTGCCAGAATGGCTGATCCTTCAAAGGTCATTGAGATAATGGATGCTGTTTCAATACCTGTCATGGCAAAGGTAAGGATAGGCCATTTTGTTGAAGCTCAAATACTGGAATCACTTGGAGTGGACATGATTGATGAAAGTGAAGTTTTAACACCTGCAGATGAAAAATATCATGTTGATAAAAAGAAATTCACAATACCATTTGTTTGCGGAGCACGAAATCTTGGCGAAGCATTAAGAAGGATAGATGAAGGAGCAGCTATGATACGTACCAAAGGAGAAGCGGGTACAGGAAATATTGTTGAAGCTGTAAGACACATGAGAATGATAATGGGTGGTATTAGAGAAATCCAGAATAAAACTGAAGAAGAATTATGGGGAGTTGCAAGAAAAATTGAAGCTCCATTCGAACTTGTAAAAGAAACAGCTAATTTGGGCAAGTTACCTGTTGTAAACTTTGCTGCTGGAGGGGTGGCAACACCTGCAGATGCTGCATTGATGATGCAGCTTGGAGCAGACGGCGTTTTTGTTGGTTCTGGAATATTTAAATCAGAAAATCCTGAAATAGTTGCTAAAGCAATTGTTGAAGCAACTGCAAATTATGAAGATGCTGAAGTCCTTGCTAAAGTTTCAAGGGACCTTGGAAAAGCAATGCCGGGTCTTGATATGGCTGAAATTCCAGAAGAAGAAAGACTTCAATCAAGAGGATGGTAA
- a CDS encoding P-II family nitrogen regulator, translating to MKEIVAIIRPDKLENVKAALEEIECHGLTVTEVKGRGRQLGVTESYRGSDYRIDLLPKTKLEIIVKDENVENVIETIVNTAQTGDIGDGKIFISPVEEVVRIRTGERGEGAV from the coding sequence ATGAAAGAGATAGTTGCTATAATAAGGCCAGATAAATTAGAAAATGTAAAAGCTGCGCTTGAAGAAATTGAATGCCATGGATTAACAGTTACAGAAGTTAAAGGTCGTGGGCGACAGCTTGGTGTTACAGAAAGTTACAGGGGCAGCGATTACAGAATTGATCTCTTACCAAAAACAAAGCTTGAAATTATTGTAAAAGATGAAAATGTTGAAAATGTCATTGAAACAATAGTAAATACAGCCCAAACAGGGGATATTGGAGATGGTAAAATCTTCATTTCCCCAGTTGAAGAAGTGGTAAGGATTAGAACCGGTGAAAGAGGAGAAGGAGCTGTATAA
- a CDS encoding TIGR00297 family protein yields the protein MIIWEYVILVVIIGLVTYIRGALDLYGSIFMIIMGIIIIFTAGINWLLLIFVFLLLSLLCTKYKHQYKKEIGVYEGTRSIKNVISNGIVPFVMAAFGNYAGFVGSIAVATADTLASEVGVVDKAPRLITNFKKVAPGTDGGVSPLGSAAGVVGAGIIGVFAYLLGIAPDPFKAIEIAVISGTLGCFIDSILGALLESRNYITNEHVNLFATISGAILGNAMVLML from the coding sequence ATGATAATCTGGGAATATGTGATCCTTGTAGTGATCATAGGGCTTGTAACTTACATTAGAGGGGCCCTTGATCTTTATGGATCCATTTTCATGATTATAATGGGCATAATAATTATTTTTACAGCCGGAATTAACTGGCTTCTTTTAATATTTGTTTTTCTGCTTCTCAGTTTACTGTGCACAAAATATAAACATCAATACAAGAAAGAAATCGGCGTTTATGAAGGAACAAGAAGTATAAAGAACGTAATTTCAAATGGTATAGTTCCTTTTGTCATGGCAGCGTTTGGTAATTACGCAGGTTTTGTTGGTTCTATAGCTGTTGCTACTGCAGATACTTTAGCAAGCGAAGTAGGGGTTGTTGATAAAGCTCCCCGTCTTATAACTAATTTTAAAAAAGTCGCTCCAGGAACAGATGGTGGAGTTTCTCCACTTGGATCTGCAGCAGGTGTTGTTGGGGCGGGAATTATAGGAGTTTTTGCCTATCTTTTGGGAATAGCTCCTGATCCTTTTAAAGCAATAGAAATTGCAGTTATTTCAGGAACTCTGGGATGTTTTATTGATAGTATTCTGGGAGCTCTGTTAGAATCAAGAAATTATATTACTAATGAACATGTAAATCTTTTTGCAACAATATCTGGGGCAATTTTAGGAAATGCTATGGTACTAATGTTATAA
- a CDS encoding 2,3-bisphosphoglycerate-independent phosphoglycerate mutase: MKGIIMIIDGMADRPLKELGYRTPLEAADTPNMDKLAEMGINGIMDPISPGIRAGSDTSHISILGYDPYEVYTGRGPFEAAGIGVEVIAGDIAFRCNFSTQNEKGIITDRRAGRIREGTEEIAESINSMKLEGFEDVEIIFKESTGHRAVLVLRGRGLSDKVSDSDPKHDGKPPKKVIPLDNSPEAVKTANILNKFVEKSYDILKDHPVNIKRINKGENPANVILPRGVGAVPNVPPFNEKYGLKSACIAETGLIKGIGKIAGMDLIDVEGATGGIDTDLESITKGILDTANSNDYDFILINIDGADEAGHDGEMREKLKFIEKVDSVIGEIMKIDDIYFILTADHATPISIMDHTGDPVPIIIKGPEIRVDEVNKFNERAAASGGLCRIRGADVMNILMDLMNKSEKFGA; the protein is encoded by the coding sequence GTGAAAGGAATCATAATGATAATAGATGGGATGGCGGACCGTCCACTAAAGGAGCTTGGATACAGAACTCCTCTCGAAGCTGCAGACACACCAAATATGGATAAATTAGCTGAAATGGGCATAAATGGGATTATGGATCCGATAAGTCCAGGAATAAGGGCAGGAAGTGATACCTCACATATTTCAATACTTGGATATGACCCATATGAAGTTTATACTGGTAGAGGTCCATTTGAAGCAGCAGGAATTGGTGTGGAGGTCATAGCCGGCGATATAGCATTCAGATGTAATTTTTCAACTCAAAATGAAAAAGGCATTATCACAGATAGGAGAGCCGGAAGAATCAGAGAAGGAACAGAAGAGATAGCTGAATCCATTAATTCCATGAAATTAGAAGGTTTTGAAGATGTTGAAATAATTTTTAAAGAATCTACAGGTCACAGAGCAGTACTTGTACTTAGAGGAAGAGGATTGTCTGATAAAGTGTCTGATTCTGATCCAAAACATGATGGAAAACCCCCTAAGAAAGTTATTCCTCTGGATAATTCTCCGGAAGCAGTTAAAACTGCCAATATTCTAAATAAATTCGTTGAAAAGTCCTATGATATTTTAAAGGATCATCCAGTTAACATTAAAAGAATAAATAAAGGAGAAAATCCAGCAAATGTAATATTACCAAGAGGTGTTGGGGCAGTCCCAAATGTTCCACCATTTAATGAGAAATATGGACTCAAATCTGCATGTATAGCAGAAACTGGTCTTATAAAAGGAATTGGGAAAATAGCTGGAATGGATTTGATCGATGTTGAAGGGGCAACTGGCGGAATAGATACAGACCTTGAAAGCATTACTAAAGGCATTTTAGATACAGCAAATAGCAATGATTATGATTTTATCCTTATTAACATAGATGGAGCAGATGAAGCTGGCCACGATGGAGAAATGAGAGAAAAATTAAAATTTATTGAGAAAGTAGACTCGGTAATAGGCGAAATAATGAAAATAGATGATATTTACTTTATTTTAACCGCAGATCACGCAACACCAATTTCTATAATGGATCATACCGGAGATCCAGTGCCCATTATAATAAAAGGACCTGAAATTAGAGTTGATGAGGTCAATAAGTTCAATGAAAGAGCAGCAGCATCCGGAGGTCTCTGCAGAATAAGAGGGGCGGATGTGATGAATATTTTAATGGATCTGATGAATAAATCTGAAAAATTTGGAGCTTAA
- a CDS encoding gamma carbonic anhydrase family protein translates to MSKIDESVKIFEGAKIIGKVEIDAESSVWYNAVLRGDMETITIGKHSNVQENCVIHSSKGHPVKLGDYVSVGHAAVLHGCEIGENTLVGINSTVLNGAKIGKNSIIGAGAVVTEGKEFKEGSLIIGIPAKAVRRLKTEEIESVKDNARRYVKLAQKK, encoded by the coding sequence ATGAGTAAAATAGACGAAAGCGTTAAAATATTTGAAGGTGCAAAGATAATAGGGAAAGTTGAAATTGATGCAGAATCTTCAGTATGGTATAATGCTGTTTTAAGGGGAGATATGGAGACAATAACCATTGGAAAGCATTCAAATGTTCAGGAAAACTGTGTAATACATTCATCTAAGGGCCATCCGGTTAAATTAGGGGACTATGTTTCTGTAGGGCATGCTGCAGTCCTGCATGGATGTGAAATAGGAGAAAATACCTTGGTTGGAATAAATTCTACAGTATTAAATGGGGCAAAAATAGGAAAAAACAGCATAATTGGGGCAGGAGCAGTAGTTACAGAAGGAAAAGAATTCAAAGAAGGTAGTTTAATTATTGGTATTCCTGCTAAAGCCGTAAGAAGACTTAAAACTGAAGAGATAGAATCTGTAAAAGATAATGCCCGTAGATATGTAAAATTAGCTCAAAAGAAGTGA
- a CDS encoding tetratricopeptide repeat protein, translating to MPILLFGSRHLELITGKKTTTIRKLWKKPLSKGDRLHCYWNLLSKEREKLFEAEVIDVEIAKFKDIIKDDDLAREEGFQNASELKDEFRRLYPEDTNDDSLFQIIRFRKYPVDEWEGEKIDEKAMITKRADILFDSGRFNDSVLCYTAALKHDPEDVYLLNKKGDNLSRLGKFNEAIECYDKALKRDSENEFIWNNKAIALLNSNRPEEALKYNTKALKLNEDNVLVLYWRGFILEMLERFDDALECYNRILELEPDNHEVWNAKGNILSHLERTEEALEAYDKALELCLDTVPDASTWNRKGNALLELGRFEEAIKCYNESLKLNPQNDIFYSNKGVALMELGKFEKAVDCFNRALLLNPANEDAKVLKDECLENY from the coding sequence ATGCCTATACTGTTATTTGGAAGTCGTCATCTTGAGCTTATAACAGGTAAAAAAACCACAACTATCCGAAAGCTATGGAAAAAACCATTATCAAAGGGTGACCGCCTTCACTGCTACTGGAACTTATTATCTAAAGAGCGTGAAAAACTTTTTGAAGCTGAAGTAATTGATGTGGAGATAGCAAAATTTAAAGACATCATTAAAGACGATGACCTTGCAAGAGAAGAAGGTTTTCAAAATGCTTCAGAACTGAAAGATGAATTCAGGAGACTCTATCCTGAAGATACTAATGATGATTCGCTTTTTCAGATAATAAGATTTAGAAAATACCCTGTTGATGAATGGGAAGGGGAAAAAATAGATGAAAAGGCAATGATTACTAAAAGAGCCGATATATTATTTGATTCAGGCAGGTTTAATGATTCAGTATTGTGTTACACTGCTGCATTAAAACATGATCCTGAAGATGTTTATTTATTAAATAAAAAGGGAGATAACTTATCTCGTTTAGGTAAATTCAACGAGGCCATAGAATGTTATGACAAAGCACTAAAAAGGGATTCTGAAAATGAATTCATCTGGAATAATAAGGCAATAGCTCTTTTAAACTCAAATAGGCCAGAAGAAGCATTAAAATATAATACAAAGGCATTAAAATTAAATGAAGATAATGTGCTTGTACTGTATTGGAGAGGATTTATTTTAGAGATGTTGGAACGATTTGATGATGCATTGGAATGTTATAATCGAATTTTAGAGCTCGAACCAGATAATCATGAAGTTTGGAATGCCAAAGGTAATATTTTATCTCACTTAGAAAGAACAGAAGAAGCACTTGAAGCATATGATAAAGCATTGGAATTATGTCTTGATACAGTTCCTGACGCTTCTACATGGAATCGTAAAGGAAATGCACTTTTAGAGCTTGGAAGGTTTGAAGAAGCCATAAAATGTTATAATGAATCTCTGAAATTAAATCCTCAAAATGATATTTTCTATAGCAATAAGGGAGTAGCTCTTATGGAATTGGGGAAATTTGAAAAGGCTGTGGACTGTTTCAACAGGGCTCTATTACTGAATCCAGCAAATGAAGATGCAAAAGTTCTAAAAGATGAATGTCTGGAGAATTATTGA
- a CDS encoding sugar phosphate nucleotidyltransferase, whose product MKGVLLTAGEGTRMRPLTLTRPKTMLRVGGKPILQYNLEALRDAGIKDIIMVVGYKKEVIMDYFGDGSSFGVNVTYVTQEERLGTAHAINYVKDEINNAFVVLNGDIIVDSILIRKLVAKFEANNASSVLMLTEVEDPSSFGVVEIEDDKIRNIVEKPALEEAPSNLINAGIYLFDKVIFDAISKTEKSERGEYEITDSLKIQMSEDKAVLGLKSDSKWIDVGRPWELLNVNEHFINEIEEKIEGEIEEGVTIHGPIVLGKNSIIRSGTYIFGPVYIGEGCDIGPNSYLRKFTYLGNNVNVGNAVEIKNSIIMDGTNVNHLSYVGDSVIGENCNIAAGTNIANLRFDNQNVKMNIKGEICDCGVRKLGSIFGDNVKTGINSSFNPGVKVGINSAIGSGTIIYKDIPSDTLVLVVQEHMIKKKQ is encoded by the coding sequence ATGAAGGGAGTATTGCTTACAGCAGGTGAAGGCACAAGAATGCGCCCATTGACTTTAACAAGACCAAAAACAATGTTGCGGGTTGGTGGAAAACCAATACTCCAATACAATTTAGAAGCACTCAGGGATGCCGGTATTAAAGACATAATAATGGTTGTAGGTTACAAAAAAGAAGTAATTATGGATTATTTTGGTGATGGCTCGTCATTTGGAGTTAATGTTACGTATGTAACTCAAGAGGAAAGGCTTGGAACTGCACATGCTATAAATTATGTTAAAGATGAAATTAATAATGCATTTGTAGTGTTAAATGGTGATATAATAGTTGATTCAATACTTATTCGTAAATTAGTTGCAAAATTTGAAGCTAATAATGCATCATCGGTTCTCATGCTAACTGAAGTTGAAGATCCTTCCTCATTTGGAGTTGTGGAGATAGAAGACGATAAAATCAGGAATATTGTTGAAAAACCCGCTCTTGAAGAAGCACCAAGCAATCTTATTAATGCCGGCATATATCTTTTTGATAAAGTCATTTTTGATGCTATCAGCAAGACAGAAAAGTCTGAAAGAGGAGAATATGAAATAACAGATTCTCTTAAGATACAGATGAGTGAAGATAAGGCAGTTTTAGGTCTTAAATCTGACAGTAAATGGATAGATGTTGGAAGGCCATGGGAACTTCTAAATGTAAATGAACACTTTATAAATGAAATAGAAGAGAAAATCGAGGGTGAAATTGAAGAAGGAGTTACTATCCACGGCCCAATAGTTCTGGGAAAGAACAGCATTATCAGATCTGGAACTTACATATTCGGACCAGTTTATATTGGAGAAGGCTGTGATATAGGCCCTAATTCTTATTTACGTAAATTTACTTATCTTGGAAATAATGTAAATGTAGGAAATGCAGTTGAAATTAAAAATTCAATTATAATGGATGGAACAAATGTTAACCACCTTTCATACGTTGGAGATTCAGTAATTGGCGAAAACTGTAACATTGCTGCTGGAACCAATATTGCAAATCTACGTTTTGATAACCAGAATGTTAAAATGAACATTAAAGGAGAAATTTGTGATTGTGGAGTGAGAAAGCTTGGTTCCATATTTGGGGACAATGTTAAAACAGGTATAAACTCAAGTTTTAATCCTGGCGTGAAAGTGGGTATAAACTCAGCGATAGGCTCTGGAACAATAATTTATAAAGATATCCCTTCTGATACACTTGTTCTGGTAGTACAAGAACATATGATTAAAAAAAAACAATAA
- a CDS encoding PepSY domain-containing protein, giving the protein MKNISVISLLAIVIVLVGISGCIDNNQNTNSTNYQTSGQNTGVNDTQNTTANISAEEAKKTAAKYIEEPGATAGEPVLINTDGKSTYIVPVILNGNQVGEILIDAQTGENIGGAGGVSNKVE; this is encoded by the coding sequence ATGAAAAATATATCAGTCATTAGCCTCTTAGCAATTGTAATTGTACTTGTGGGCATTTCAGGATGTATTGATAATAATCAAAATACGAACAGTACCAATTATCAAACTTCCGGACAAAATACAGGTGTAAATGATACTCAGAATACAACAGCAAATATATCTGCAGAAGAAGCTAAAAAGACAGCAGCGAAATATATAGAAGAACCTGGTGCAACTGCTGGTGAGCCGGTATTAATAAATACCGATGGAAAATCCACATATATAGTGCCTGTTATTTTAAATGGTAATCAGGTTGGAGAAATTTTGATTGATGCCCAGACAGGCGAAAATATAGGTGGTGCTGGTGGAGTATCAAATAAGGTTGAATAA
- the glmM gene encoding phosphoglucosamine mutase, with product MDEMVPKLFGTSGIRGKIDEEITLDLITDIGMAAATYVGGKGRKIVIGYDTRTSNKMVENAITAGIVKCGSDVIRLGIVPTPLVGYAAMKLKADLGIMITASHNPPEYNGIKLWNPTGMAYTQDQERTIEKIVHEKSFQKASWENIGNIEDNDSIIHDYMNDLLNNVEITGNLRVIVDCANGAGSYVSPMVIRKAGCEVITLNCQPDGYFPGRMPEPSPANLSELMKVVKATGADLGIAHDGDADRMVAIDENGIMADFDKLLALISSKIGGKIVTTVDASFGIDKCMEKVGGEVIRTKVGDVHVAEVIVESNASFGGEPSGTWLHPDFCMCPDGILSALKIIEIVEKNGPLSKLLDEIPSYPTIREKIKCENIQKTLIMEKVKEELPDYFDDVSDVNFIDGVRISMKDGSWVLIRPSGTEAYIRITLEGKNMEKAEKIRDISRRFIEGIL from the coding sequence ATGGATGAAATGGTTCCAAAGCTATTCGGTACATCTGGTATCAGGGGCAAAATAGACGAAGAAATAACTTTGGATTTAATAACTGATATTGGAATGGCAGCAGCCACATATGTTGGTGGTAAAGGCCGTAAAATAGTAATAGGGTATGATACAAGAACTTCAAATAAAATGGTCGAAAATGCGATAACTGCAGGGATTGTTAAATGTGGATCTGATGTAATACGTCTGGGAATAGTTCCAACACCTCTTGTTGGATATGCAGCCATGAAACTAAAAGCAGATCTTGGAATTATGATAACAGCATCCCATAATCCTCCAGAATATAATGGAATTAAGCTATGGAATCCTACAGGAATGGCCTACACCCAGGATCAGGAAAGAACAATAGAAAAAATAGTTCATGAAAAAAGCTTTCAAAAGGCTTCCTGGGAAAATATAGGTAATATTGAAGATAACGACAGCATTATTCATGATTATATGAATGATTTGCTTAATAATGTGGAAATAACTGGAAATCTCAGGGTAATTGTAGATTGTGCAAATGGTGCTGGTTCATATGTATCTCCAATGGTAATTAGGAAGGCTGGCTGTGAAGTTATAACTTTGAATTGTCAGCCAGACGGATATTTCCCGGGCAGAATGCCCGAACCATCACCTGCAAATCTTTCTGAACTTATGAAAGTTGTTAAGGCAACAGGTGCAGATCTTGGAATTGCACATGATGGAGATGCAGATAGAATGGTTGCAATCGATGAAAATGGAATTATGGCGGATTTTGACAAACTTTTAGCCCTTATATCCAGTAAAATTGGCGGAAAAATTGTTACAACTGTTGATGCATCATTTGGTATTGATAAATGCATGGAAAAAGTAGGTGGGGAAGTTATACGTACCAAAGTTGGGGATGTACATGTTGCGGAAGTAATAGTAGAATCTAATGCCTCATTTGGAGGAGAACCTTCAGGCACATGGTTACATCCTGATTTCTGCATGTGTCCTGATGGAATACTTTCAGCTCTTAAAATTATAGAAATTGTAGAAAAAAATGGGCCACTTTCTAAGCTTCTTGATGAAATACCAAGCTATCCTACAATAAGGGAAAAAATAAAATGTGAAAACATACAGAAAACATTGATAATGGAAAAAGTTAAGGAAGAGCTTCCAGATTATTTTGATGATGTAAGTGATGTGAACTTCATAGATGGAGTTAGAATATCAATGAAAGATGGAAGCTGGGTTCTAATAAGGCCCTCAGGCACAGAAGCATACATTAGAATTACTTTAGAGGGTAAAAATATGGAAAAAGCTGAAAAAATCAGAGATATATCCAGAAGGTTCATAGAGGGAATTTTATGA